TAGAAGGCGTATAATACAAATTCAACTTAACACCCTTATTTTTTGCTGCTAATTTTCCGATTAAAATATCGCTGCGCTCTACCTGATCCAACAAATGCCCAAACAAATTTATCATTAAAGAATAAGGATTTTTTCCCAAAACTTTATTGTACTCCATATTTTCGGATTCTAATATAATGGCATCAATCTCTGTTGCACCTCTCAAAATAGCCTCACGGATAGGCACGACACACCCCAACCCGCCATCGGCATACTCAAAACCGTTTCTTTTTACCAGAGACATAAACGGAATATAATTACACGAAATCCAAATCCAATCACAAAATTCATCATAACTAAAATCTTTGATCGATTTATATTCCACACCATTTTTTGAAAGATTACAGACTGTCACAACAACATCTTCTTTGGTTTCCTTTATTAATTGATACTCCTCGTAAGTAAAGTGCTTTCTTATATATCGTCTCAAGGCTTTGCTTTCTCCAAAAGTGCGTTTCATCTTTATAAACTGCCAAAGGGAATTCAAAAAATCTATGGAAACAAATTCACGATTGCCCTTTTTACGAATTACAAATGGGTTAACACTAAATATATTGCTTTGATTCACGTTGGTAAATACGCTGTGAATCTTTTCTATCTTTCCCGCGGCTATATGGGGTACCAATAAACTTCCCGTAGACGTCCCTAAAAGCAAATCGTAGTTCTTACCCTCTTCTTGAATTAAATATTGCGCTACACCTCCTGCATAAGCGCCCTTACTGCCCCCCCCTGAAATCACAAGTGCCTTCATAATTAATTTTCTAACTGACTGGTTTCTTTATTCTTAAATTTTGCAAAATTATAACCGTTCTCCCACCATTGGGTCATTTTTTCTTTGTCAAATATCAGGGAATTTGTTGTTAATATGGTAGGTGCGTAATAGAAATTTATAATGGCATTATTATGGGAAGCTACAAATTTTCCAATTTTAATATTTTGTGTCTCTATTCGATCTAACATAAACCCAAACATATTGGTTATTAATGAAAACGGGTTTCTTGAAGGCATTCGGTTTAGTTGGGTTACTTCGGTTTGTAAAATAATGGCATCCACTTCTTTTGCCCCGCGATTAATAGCTTCTTCTATAGGTACCATGTTACCCATACCGCCATCGGCATACTCGCAGCCATTTTTTTTAACCAGTGTCATAAAAGGCGTATAGTTACAAGATATCCAAATCCAATCACAAAACTCGTCGTAATCAAAATCTTTTATAGATTTATACTCCACATGGTTAAGTGATAAATTGGAAACGGTAACAACAACATCCAAGTCCATTTTTTTCAACTCAACAAACTCAACTTCAGTTAGTGTTTTTTCAATCAATTGACGCAGGTTGAAGCTCTCACCAAAAGTTTTACTGCCCCTTAAAAAGTTTAGAACAACGTTAAGGTGGTTTATAGCAATATTCTGTGTGCCATGTTTTTTTTTCACAACAAACGGACAAACACTAAAAATACTGTCGTTGTTAACGTTTGTATAAACGCCTTTAATTTTATCCATTTTATTTAAGGCCAGATGAGACACCAATAGACTTCCAGTAGACGTACCAATATATAATTGGTAGTCGCGTTTTAAGTCCTCAATAAGATATTGGGCTACACCACCGGCAAAAGCGCCTTTGCTTCCTCCGCCAGAAATGACTAATGCTTTCATTGAATTTGATAGGGCTAGTTTAATTGTTGTATAAAGATATTATTTTCTAACAAATACCACTAGAAATACGCACTGCTTCACAAAGTTTATCAGCTAAACACTCATTCCACGGTGTTTTTTGTTCTTTTAGCTGTAAAGTATTGAAAATTCAATAACACCTACTTCCACATCAAGCAAGAGACCAACTAATTCTCTTTTTGAGCTTGCATTAGGCTTTTTGCAAATTTTACAAAGCGCCAATTATGATGCCCTGCAGCTTGCTTTAAGTGTTCTTGGCAATCTTCTTGACAAGCTTGAATTTGGGTTAGGTACCGAAACGCATTCATGCGTGTTTCGAAACCATATTTTGGTGACGTATAATCCGTAAGCTCATCAAAATACACTGATTTATTTTCTAGCTCAAAGTCTTCTGTAATCAAAGCTAAAGTGAGCCAAAGGATTCTTATGTTTTTATCGTTGAATCCGATAACACCCTTGGTTTGGTTTAAATATTTTTTTCGCTCTTGCGGAAAGTTTTTCCAAAGATTGAACAAAGCCGCTTCAATAGTAACGTATGATTTATCGTTTAAAAGGGTTTCGTAATCTTCTTTATATTTTCTTAACCAATTGGAGTTTAATAAAGCTATAGCTTGTCGTACTTTTATGTTTTCAACATTTTTTAGCTCTTTAAAAGGAGGATGCATGGATTGGTTGACAATTTTAATCCTTAGATTATCATGTTTAGATTTTCGAATAAACTTGTAGCAGCTTAACTCACAATTAACACTTAAGTAATCTTTAATATATTTCGATTCGTTTTTAAGCCGCTCTTCCATTTCATCATAATACAGCTTTTTTGAGATAAACCACTTTTCTTTAAACTCATCCATATCCTGCTCACTTGCCTTTTCAACTTCAGAAATAAAATCATCTGTCTCAACATTTTTGAATTGATGCTCCAACAAATAGTTTTTAACAGCTTCCCTAAAAGCCTTATCTCCTACTTTTTCACGAAGCAGATGCAACACCCAAGCGCCTTTTTTATAAAACGTGGTACTGCTGGATTTTGGATCTAAAAGCGATGTGCTCTGGCCAGATTTATCCTGTTCAATCAATTCTTGGGCGTACTCGTAAAGTCGCCAATAGTAATAATCGTCGCCAAAAACATCGCGCTCGGCCAACAAAGCATAATACGTCGCAAAGCCCTCTTGGAGCCAATGATGCGTTCCGGAAGTTTCGGTCACCAAATTGCCAAACCATTGGTGTGCCAATTCGTGGGCATTGACGTTAACATAATTTCTATCTACAAAACCAATAGAATCGACCACAAAAACATCTGAAAAGATGGTACAACTCGTGTTTTCCATTCCGGCATACAAAAAGTCTTTAACCGGCACTTGTTTGTAGTTTTGCCACGGGTATGGCACGCCTATTTCTTCTTCCAAAAAATCGAACATTTGTTTTGTGTGGCGATATGTGGGCTCAACTTTCAGTGAGTCTTCGGGGTAATAATACATTTCCAAAGGAATGCCGCTTTTTGAATACTCAACATTTTTATTGTATTTACCAATGGCCAAAGCCACCAAATAGCTACTCATGGGTTGTTTCATATCGTAATGCCAAACCGATTTTTCAAAAGCCTCTTCTCTTTTGTTAAGCGTCCCGTTGGAAACAACCTCATAACCTTTATCAAAAGTAATGGATAAATCGAACTCAATTTTATCGTTCATATCATCGATTGAAGGCAACCAATTACTAGTGTATTTGCCTTGCCCCTGAGTCCAGATTTGTTTGTTTCCTTCTTTGAACTCCCAACCAATAAAATAAAGCGCTTTTTTGGGTTTAGCAGAATACTTGAAATCAAGCTGATATGTTTTACCAGCATCAAAATGATTTTTAATCCAAAGTTGCGTTCCGTTATTGCTATATTTTACAGACTTTTTATTAATTGAAACCTGGTTAAAATCCATGTTAACAGCGTCTAAAAAAATGGAATCTACTGATTTTAGAATATCAAATTTATAGTTGACAATTCCATTCACTTTCGAAGAGTCGGGAACAAAAGCCACACAAACATTTGCTGATTTAAAATCAACAACATCCGTTTGTTGCCCCCAAGAAAAGGCTACAAGAAGGCATAACAAAAAACTGAAACGTTTCATGCGTTTCAAGATAACAAAGATTAGTCCAAAAACGAAAAGAAGAAGTTAGAAACTATGAAACTCAATTAAATTGGCTTCGTAATATTGGTCGCCCAATTTAGACAGCAAATTTCTAACCACATTACTGTCGCCATCAATGGCCAAAGCCGAGTAACCTACTTCGTTAAGTTTACCGAGTCGCAAATCTTTTATATTAATATTTTTTGAAGCCAATGCCGACAATAAAATCAACAGAACTCCTGGAGCATTGTGGTGTTTGGTAAGAATTACTTTTTCACTTAACCCCAAATTTAACCGCACACCGTCCATTTCAAGTAAATACACGCCGCCATTGTTATATTGCGGTAATAGTGCATCTTCCTTGTAAGTTAGGTTTTTAAAAAGACCAGAATCGGTACCATTAATAAAATCTATGGCACTTTGAATATTACCATTTCTGTTATCTATAGACAGAAATGCTTCGGCGGTACCATCATGATTTGATTTTAAGCGTGCCGTCTCCACATTGATGCCTTCGGAAGCCAAAGTATTGAACAACGACGAAATAACGCCAGGCATATCCATATGCTCAGAAAAGAGTCCATTTACCTTTCTATCTGGTCTTCTGGGTGCTTCATCGGTAACCGTAATGGATTTACCCCATTTTCTGATTCTAATGGCATTATAATCCCCCATTCCAGTGGAATTATTATAAATATCCAAAAACTCAGAAAAAGAACCACCGAAAGAAAAATCAGGGATTATTCGGCGGTGCGTATCATCCAACCTTTGGTTAAGCAACTCAATCCCCTTATTCAAAATAGTATATTTCACCTTTAATTCGTGGTCGTCGTATATAGTACGGTTTTCAGGAATCAATTTCGAATAACTCACATAACTTTCGTAACCTGCTTCTTGGATGTATTCTAAACTTTCCTTATAATTTAAACCGTAATAACGTACGTGGTGTGTATCGGTACCCACACAAACTGGTATTTGCAATTCGTTGGCACGGCGCAAAATATTTTGGGTTGGGTACACACCAACGCCTTTAAATTTACCAGCCATATTAACATCGAGCGACAAATTTCTATCAGCAATCAACTCTAAAAGCGTTCTGAATTTATTGGCCAACGGATGTGCACTGGTTTCAAAGTTCACTAAGGCTTCAGGCATATCGACATTCAGTTTTGGTAAATCAATATGACCGATAATTTGAATCATATCACCAAAACATTCAATCATCTGAATCATTTCATTGAAATACCCGTCCCAATAGGCTTCAAGGCTACCACGAATTTTAAGCAGTTCTTCAGCTTCCTCTTTAGAACCATCATAAGGCAAACCTTCAGGTGCAAAGTGTACAGAACCTATAACATAATCGGCATCTTCAGCCTGGAATATTTTAGAACGACTCCATTGCAAACCTAAATCTGGCCCCATCCATTCTAACTCAACACCGTATTTTATATTAATTTGCCCTTCATATTTTTTACGAAGATTAGCAATACGCTTCGGGTAATTTAAGTAGGAGCGGTTACCACGAATAAATTTTACGTTGGTATCGCGCTCAGCAATATACCTAAAGTTGGTCAATCGCGGCGAATGAATAATAAACGTAATACTTGGGTTTCTTGCTTCAATCGCCTTATCAATAATATCTTCCAACTTGTCAATACCGTGTTTTACGTGGTCTTGCTCTGTTCCGGCATGAATTCCGTGTGTTTCCCAAATAAATTCGTTCAGCTTTCTCATCAGTCAATAAACTTAATTATCCTTAAAAAGGTCAAATTTAACTAATGAAAAATAATTTTGGGCTAAAATGTTTCGGTTTTTAAGCCTAACAGCTAGAAATGAAAAATCGAGGCTTGATATATTTTGATTGAATTACGTAAATTCGCCCACATGTCGGTTAACCTTCAAACACCCATCGATTACCTAAAAGGCGTTGGCCCCAATCGTGCAGATTTACTGCGCAAGGAGCTTGGCATACACACCTATCAAGATTTAATCAACCTGTTTCCCAACCGATATATCGATCGAACGCGTTATTACAAAATCAACCAACTGCAACAAAGCAATGCCGACGTACAGGTGATTGGCAAAATTGTAGCTTTTAAGGAAGTGGCACAAAAACGGGGCAAACGTTTGGTCGCTACGTTTCAGGACGACACAGGCACTATGGAGCTGGTTTGGTTTCGTGGACATAAATGGATACGCGAGAACTTAAAACCCAATAAACCTTACGTGGCCTTTGGAAAAACCAATTGGTATAATGGCAAATTCAGTATGCCGCATCCAGAGCTAGAGCTAAAAGACGAACACGAAAAAAATATTCGTTCGGCCATGCAGCCCGTATATCCATCTACTGAAAAACTATCCAATAAAGGCATTACAAATCGGGTGATTATTAAAATCATCCAGCAGCTTTTTATTGAAACCAAAGGGCGTTTTTACGAAACATTATCGGAACCCATTCGCAGCGAATTAAAACTAATTTCAAAAAGCGCAGCTCTTTTTAATGTGCATTTTCCGAAAAGTCAGGAGCTACTCGCTAAAGCACAATTCAGACTAAAATTTGAAGAGTTGTTTTACATCCAATTACAACTTATTATTAAAAATCGTCTACACAAAAGCAAAATAAAAGGGCTTACTTTCGAACATGTTGGCGATTACTTCAATACCTTTTTTAAAGACCATTTACCCTTTGAATTAACCAACGCACAAAAGCGAGTTTTGAAAGAAATCCGTTCCGATTTAGGCAGCCAAGCCCAAATGAACCGCCTTTTACAGGGCGATGTGGGTTCAGGAAAAACCATAGTAGCGTTCATGTCAATGCTCATGGCACTTGACAATGGTTTTCAAGCTTGCTTAATGGCTCCGACTGAAATTTTGTCAGTTCAGCACTATAACGGATTGTTCGAACTATGTAACATTCTAAATATCAGTATTTCACTATTAACAGGTTCAACTAAAACTTCAGAACGAAAAATTATTCATGAAAATTTAGAAAATGGCGATTTACAGATACTTGTTGGCACCCACGCCCTACTCGAAGATAAAGTGAAATTTCAAAATTTAGGTCTAGCTATTATTGATGAACAACATCGTTTTGGCGTAGCCCAAAGAAGTAAATTATGGCATAAGGGGCCACCTCAATCGTCTACCGAAAATTCTTCAAACAATAATCAAGGGTCTCCTATCCCACCCCATATTTTGGTTATGACCGCTACCCCTATTCCACGCACTTTGGCCATGTCGGTTTATGGCGATTTGGATATTTCGGTCATTGATGAATTACCTGCTGGTCGAAAACCTATAAAAACGGTACACCGTTTCGATAAAAACCGGCTAAACGTTTTCAGGTTTATAAGGGATGAAATTGCCAAAGGACGACAAATTTATATTGTTTATCCTTTGATTCAGGAAAGCGAAAAAATGGATTATAAAGATTTGATGGATGGTTATGAAAGCATTTCAAGGGATTTTCCAATGCCCGATTATCAAATTTCTATTGTACACGGCAAAATGAAACCCGAGGACAAAGATTATGAAATGCAGCGGTTCATAAAGGGAGAAACCCAAATTATGGTAGCAACTACCGTTATTGAAGTAGGCGTAAACGTACCTAATGCTTCTGTAATGATTATTGAGAGTGCCGAACGTTTTGGTTTGTCACAGCTTCACCAATTGCGCGGGCGCGTTGGCAGAGGAGCCGAACAAAGTTATTGCATTTTAATGACGGGGCATAAATTAAATGCTGATAGTAAAACCCGCTTGGAAACCATGGTGAATACCAGTGATGGCTTCGAAATTGCCGAAGTCGATTTGAAACTCCGTGGCCCGGGCGATATTATGGGCACCCAACAAAGCGGCGTACTCAACCTAAAGATAGCCGATATTGTAAAAGACAAAAATATTTTACAAGCAGCAAGACATTTTGCAAAAAAAACCATCAACGAAGACCCCAGTCTTTCGTCCAACGAAAACCAAGTAATTTTACACACCTACAAGCAACTCAGTAAGTTTAAAAACATTTGGAATTACATTAGCTAATCTCTGTTTATCTTAAAGAGCCCTTAGAAAAACGGGAGTTAAAAACACAAATGGCACACTTGTTGTTTAAAAGCCATAACCAAATCTAATTTATCATGAAAAACTATTACTTTTTCTTCTTAGCCATCATAGTCCTCAGTTTAACATCCTGCGGAAGCTCTGGCTATGTGTATTTAAATTACCCGCAGGAACCTCAGGTTTCGCTTCCGGAAAATATCTCAAACATTGTGTTAGTTAACCGTTCTTTAACAAAAGAGGAAGACAAAAAATCTGAAAGTATTGAAGCTATTACAACAGGCGAAATAATGGGCTCCGACAAATTAGCTTCCGATGAGGCTATAAAAGGTGTATTCGACGGAATAAACAACCACGGCTATATCAAAATTATTATTCCCGATTCACTACGAATGTATGGCACAGGCACACGATCTATGCCTGATCTAATAAACTGGGATAAAGTTTCTGATATATGTAAATCGGCAAATGCTGATGTTTTATTGGCACTAGAAACCTTCGACTCTAATTCCGACATTATTAAAGCTGCCGTAGTCGACCAAGTTAATGCCGTTATTACCACCGGAAAACCAAGCCCAAGAGTACCAACACGAACCCGTGTGAACGTAAAAAGCTATTGGCGGTTATACGACCCTTACACCAAAACAATTATCGACCAATATCAGCAAACACACTATTTAAATTTCGATTTGATTAATGGCGCGCCCCCAATCAATGCACTTTCAGAAACAGCCTATGCCTCTGGTTTAGATTACATTAACCGTTTTTTGCCTAGCTATTATCGTATAAAAAGAGACATGTACAAAAAAGGTAAAGGAAACCATAAAGATTTATTCGATTTGGGGTGGCGCGCTTCTGAAGTCGCTAAGTGGAATGAGGCCATAGAAGCTTGGAAACACCTTGTTGATGAATACCCACGAAGTAAATCCGCTGGCCGCGCAGCATTAAATATAGCCGTTTCCCATGAAGTATTGGGCAACACCAATTTAGCATTACAATGGGCACAATGTGCTTACAAAGATTATGGTGACAAACTAGCCCGAGATTATGCAAAAATATTATTAAGAAGACAGCGCAGAGAAATCTAACTTAAAAAATATTTCATAGTTAATGCAAAAAACTCAACCATTTCTGGTTGAGCTTAGAATTACTGTTGTAGTTTGATTGATTGTGTTTCAAGGTAGCCAGAAATAAAACCGACAGATGTTATCGATATGTTAAAGAATCGTATCGCCTTGTTAATTAACTATTTATTAAGAACTTATTTTAAATTAACAGGTCTCGATCAGATTAA
This genomic stretch from Flavobacteriaceae bacterium GSB9 harbors:
- a CDS encoding patatin-like phospholipase family protein produces the protein MKALVISGGGSKGAYAGGVAQYLIQEEGKNYDLLLGTSTGSLLVPHIAAGKIEKIHSVFTNVNQSNIFSVNPFVIRKKGNREFVSIDFLNSLWQFIKMKRTFGESKALRRYIRKHFTYEEYQLIKETKEDVVVTVCNLSKNGVEYKSIKDFSYDEFCDWIWISCNYIPFMSLVKRNGFEYADGGLGCVVPIREAILRGATEIDAIILESENMEYNKVLGKNPYSLMINLFGHLLDQVERSDILIGKLAAKNKGVKLNLYYTPSKLTENSLIFNKKLMTEWWQQGYFNAKQKFEEAQSNEFRVE
- a CDS encoding M1 family metallopeptidase; its protein translation is MKRFSFLLCLLVAFSWGQQTDVVDFKSANVCVAFVPDSSKVNGIVNYKFDILKSVDSIFLDAVNMDFNQVSINKKSVKYSNNGTQLWIKNHFDAGKTYQLDFKYSAKPKKALYFIGWEFKEGNKQIWTQGQGKYTSNWLPSIDDMNDKIEFDLSITFDKGYEVVSNGTLNKREEAFEKSVWHYDMKQPMSSYLVALAIGKYNKNVEYSKSGIPLEMYYYPEDSLKVEPTYRHTKQMFDFLEEEIGVPYPWQNYKQVPVKDFLYAGMENTSCTIFSDVFVVDSIGFVDRNYVNVNAHELAHQWFGNLVTETSGTHHWLQEGFATYYALLAERDVFGDDYYYWRLYEYAQELIEQDKSGQSTSLLDPKSSSTTFYKKGAWVLHLLREKVGDKAFREAVKNYLLEHQFKNVETDDFISEVEKASEQDMDEFKEKWFISKKLYYDEMEERLKNESKYIKDYLSVNCELSCYKFIRKSKHDNLRIKIVNQSMHPPFKELKNVENIKVRQAIALLNSNWLRKYKEDYETLLNDKSYVTIEAALFNLWKNFPQERKKYLNQTKGVIGFNDKNIRILWLTLALITEDFELENKSVYFDELTDYTSPKYGFETRMNAFRYLTQIQACQEDCQEHLKQAAGHHNWRFVKFAKSLMQAQKEN
- a CDS encoding histidinol-phosphatase HisJ family protein → MRKLNEFIWETHGIHAGTEQDHVKHGIDKLEDIIDKAIEARNPSITFIIHSPRLTNFRYIAERDTNVKFIRGNRSYLNYPKRIANLRKKYEGQINIKYGVELEWMGPDLGLQWSRSKIFQAEDADYVIGSVHFAPEGLPYDGSKEEAEELLKIRGSLEAYWDGYFNEMIQMIECFGDMIQIIGHIDLPKLNVDMPEALVNFETSAHPLANKFRTLLELIADRNLSLDVNMAGKFKGVGVYPTQNILRRANELQIPVCVGTDTHHVRYYGLNYKESLEYIQEAGYESYVSYSKLIPENRTIYDDHELKVKYTILNKGIELLNQRLDDTHRRIIPDFSFGGSFSEFLDIYNNSTGMGDYNAIRIRKWGKSITVTDEAPRRPDRKVNGLFSEHMDMPGVISSLFNTLASEGINVETARLKSNHDGTAEAFLSIDNRNGNIQSAIDFINGTDSGLFKNLTYKEDALLPQYNNGGVYLLEMDGVRLNLGLSEKVILTKHHNAPGVLLILLSALASKNINIKDLRLGKLNEVGYSALAIDGDSNVVRNLLSKLGDQYYEANLIEFHSF
- a CDS encoding patatin-like phospholipase family protein — translated: MKALVISGGGSKGAFAGGVAQYLIEDLKRDYQLYIGTSTGSLLVSHLALNKMDKIKGVYTNVNNDSIFSVCPFVVKKKHGTQNIAINHLNVVLNFLRGSKTFGESFNLRQLIEKTLTEVEFVELKKMDLDVVVTVSNLSLNHVEYKSIKDFDYDEFCDWIWISCNYTPFMTLVKKNGCEYADGGMGNMVPIEEAINRGAKEVDAIILQTEVTQLNRMPSRNPFSLITNMFGFMLDRIETQNIKIGKFVASHNNAIINFYYAPTILTTNSLIFDKEKMTQWWENGYNFAKFKNKETSQLEN
- the recG gene encoding ATP-dependent DNA helicase RecG, which encodes MSVNLQTPIDYLKGVGPNRADLLRKELGIHTYQDLINLFPNRYIDRTRYYKINQLQQSNADVQVIGKIVAFKEVAQKRGKRLVATFQDDTGTMELVWFRGHKWIRENLKPNKPYVAFGKTNWYNGKFSMPHPELELKDEHEKNIRSAMQPVYPSTEKLSNKGITNRVIIKIIQQLFIETKGRFYETLSEPIRSELKLISKSAALFNVHFPKSQELLAKAQFRLKFEELFYIQLQLIIKNRLHKSKIKGLTFEHVGDYFNTFFKDHLPFELTNAQKRVLKEIRSDLGSQAQMNRLLQGDVGSGKTIVAFMSMLMALDNGFQACLMAPTEILSVQHYNGLFELCNILNISISLLTGSTKTSERKIIHENLENGDLQILVGTHALLEDKVKFQNLGLAIIDEQHRFGVAQRSKLWHKGPPQSSTENSSNNNQGSPIPPHILVMTATPIPRTLAMSVYGDLDISVIDELPAGRKPIKTVHRFDKNRLNVFRFIRDEIAKGRQIYIVYPLIQESEKMDYKDLMDGYESISRDFPMPDYQISIVHGKMKPEDKDYEMQRFIKGETQIMVATTVIEVGVNVPNASVMIIESAERFGLSQLHQLRGRVGRGAEQSYCILMTGHKLNADSKTRLETMVNTSDGFEIAEVDLKLRGPGDIMGTQQSGVLNLKIADIVKDKNILQAARHFAKKTINEDPSLSSNENQVILHTYKQLSKFKNIWNYIS
- a CDS encoding tetratricopeptide repeat protein → MKNYYFFFLAIIVLSLTSCGSSGYVYLNYPQEPQVSLPENISNIVLVNRSLTKEEDKKSESIEAITTGEIMGSDKLASDEAIKGVFDGINNHGYIKIIIPDSLRMYGTGTRSMPDLINWDKVSDICKSANADVLLALETFDSNSDIIKAAVVDQVNAVITTGKPSPRVPTRTRVNVKSYWRLYDPYTKTIIDQYQQTHYLNFDLINGAPPINALSETAYASGLDYINRFLPSYYRIKRDMYKKGKGNHKDLFDLGWRASEVAKWNEAIEAWKHLVDEYPRSKSAGRAALNIAVSHEVLGNTNLALQWAQCAYKDYGDKLARDYAKILLRRQRREI